In Spirosoma sp. KUDC1026, the sequence CATATCAGGATAGCGACGAATGGGCGACGTAAAGTGCGAATACCGCTTAAACGCCAGCCCAAAGTGGCCCAGGTCTTCGGTGCTGTACCGCGCTTTCGACATGGTGCGTACTGCCAATTGCGAGAGCATGTTTGCTTCGGGTTTGCCTTCGATGCTGGCCATGAACCGGTTCATCGAATTCGACAGGTGCTCGTCGTCCAGTTTGAGTTTGTAACCTAGTCGTCCCGCAAAATCTGCGAATTGCTGAAGCCGGTCGCTGTCGGGTCCTTCGTGAATCCGGTAGACCATCGTATTTTCCTCGCCGTCTTTGTTCCGTTTCGACAGGGAATGGACGTATTCTGCCACGCGTTTATTAGCCAGCAGCATAAACTCCTCAATAAGTTTGTTCGTATCCTGCCGAATTTTCGGGTACACCGCAATAGGGATACCTTCTTCGTCCAGTTTGAAACGCACCTCTACCGTTTCAAAATTGATAGCTCCCTTCTTGAAGCGCTCGTCGCGGAGTTTGTAGGCCAGTTCGTTCAGCAGCAACAGCTCCGTAATGAAATCTCCTTGCTCGTTGTCCAGGATCTCCTGTGCTTCTTCGTAAGCAAATCGGCGGTCGGAGTGAATGATCGTACGACCAAACCACTCGTTTACGATTTTGGCTTCGGGCGTAAGCTCGAAAACTGCTGAGAACGTCAGTTTATCCTCATTTGGACGTAGCGAACAGAGTCCATTCGACAGCTTTTCAGGTAGCATCGGCACCACGCGGTCTACCAGATAAACAGACGTCGCGCGTTTGTAAGCCTCTTCCTCCAGTTTCGAGCCGGGTACTACGTAGTGCGTTACGTCGGCAATGTGAATACCAATCTCGAAGTTGCCATTATCGAGAATCTGCACCGACAAGGCATCATCAAAATCTTTGGCGTCGACCGGATCAATTGTGAAGGTCGTTGTCGTACGCATGTCGCGCCGTTTGGCGATCTCCTGCTCCGGAATCTCCGTTGAAATCCGTTCGGCTTCCTTTTCTACATCCTCGGGGAAATCAATCGGCAAGCCAAACTCCACCAGAATAGCGTGCATTTCGGTGTTGTTTTGCCCAGCAACGCCTAGTACGGTGATAACTTCACCCTCAAAGCGCTGTTTGCCGCCTTTTCCGTCCGGATATTTCGTCAGGCGAATGATTACTTTTTCACCATCATTGGCCCCGCCCAGTTTATCTTCCGGAATGAATATATCTTCGTAGAACTTCTTATTGTCCGGAATCACAAAGCCATACGTAGGCCACGTTTCAATCCGGCCAACCAGTTCGGCCCGGCCGCGTTCAATTACGCTGGCAACCTTGCCCTCAATCCGCCGACGGGAACGTCCGCCTGATCCGCTGCGCGAATCGGCAAAGCGAACGACCTTAACCCGGTCACCATCGACGGCACCGTTCAGGTCGTCGGTCGATACCCAGATATCATCATCGCGATCACCGCGAATACCAGTGGCCGTGTCGGGAATGACGAAGGCAAAGCGGGAGTTAACGTGATCAACCACGCCGTCAATGGTATTGGCACCTTTGTTAGCCCGGTAGCTGCCATCATCGTTACGGATAATGGCCCCTTCATCGCTTAACTCACCGATCAGGCCGTGCATAATCAGCTTCATTTTCCGATCGCCCACGTCAAAGTGATCCAGCACCTGATCCTGCGTGAACGTCTGCTCGTCATTGATCTGAAAGAACGCGATCAGATCATCTTTTACTTCGTCCAGGAATGAGTTTGCCTGTTTAATGGGCCGTTGACCGGCTTTTTCGGCGCCTTTCTCCCGCGACCGCGCTGCTTTGGCAGCACCCGGACGCGATGACGGCGCTGCGGATCGGTTGTATTTATTATTTTTTGGTTTTTCGTTTTTCATGTTTGGTGCCCAGCTATCTCAGCGGGCTTACTCACTAACTACAATATGCTCGTCTGCCACGAGCGGGGCTCCCACCATCCGCATATACACCTGCACCAGCATCACCACCGAGTCCTGAGTGTATTGCTCGATGCGCGGCCAGTCGTGTTCGCGGTAATACACTTCGCTGGTTCGATCGCCCTGCCATTCGAGCGGACGGGTGGGTACGTCCAGCACGGCAGCCAGCAGATCGAGAGGGACAAAATGCCGTTTGTCGCCAAACTGCCAGCGTTCCAGCGTATCCTGGTGGGTAATTTCCCAAGGCTTCTTGCCGG encodes:
- the rnr gene encoding ribonuclease R, with protein sequence MKNEKPKNNKYNRSAAPSSRPGAAKAARSREKGAEKAGQRPIKQANSFLDEVKDDLIAFFQINDEQTFTQDQVLDHFDVGDRKMKLIMHGLIGELSDEGAIIRNDDGSYRANKGANTIDGVVDHVNSRFAFVIPDTATGIRGDRDDDIWVSTDDLNGAVDGDRVKVVRFADSRSGSGGRSRRRIEGKVASVIERGRAELVGRIETWPTYGFVIPDNKKFYEDIFIPEDKLGGANDGEKVIIRLTKYPDGKGGKQRFEGEVITVLGVAGQNNTEMHAILVEFGLPIDFPEDVEKEAERISTEIPEQEIAKRRDMRTTTTFTIDPVDAKDFDDALSVQILDNGNFEIGIHIADVTHYVVPGSKLEEEAYKRATSVYLVDRVVPMLPEKLSNGLCSLRPNEDKLTFSAVFELTPEAKIVNEWFGRTIIHSDRRFAYEEAQEILDNEQGDFITELLLLNELAYKLRDERFKKGAINFETVEVRFKLDEEGIPIAVYPKIRQDTNKLIEEFMLLANKRVAEYVHSLSKRNKDGEENTMVYRIHEGPDSDRLQQFADFAGRLGYKLKLDDEHLSNSMNRFMASIEGKPEANMLSQLAVRTMSKARYSTEDLGHFGLAFKRYSHFTSPIRRYPDMMAHRLLQHYLDRGKPVEQEPLEEQCKHASAREKMASDAERASIKYKQVEFMSRMEPGRTFDGVISGVTEFGIFVEITENSCEGLVRMQDLSDDFYEYDKDNYRIIGQRTKKMYTFGDQVEVRVKETNLARRSMDFALVSDKAGRATDAGRDVTFGGRRRSDRGEDRSSRNSRGSRSGSASSRSSSSRQEGPAAKGQNRRGGRGRR